In Chiloscyllium punctatum isolate Juve2018m chromosome 38, sChiPun1.3, whole genome shotgun sequence, a single genomic region encodes these proteins:
- the rbp4 gene encoding retinol-binding protein 4, protein MGHCRVLGLLLLLLLVSISSCFAKSDCVVNNFHVKEDFNKTRYVGKWHAFAKKDPVGIFLESNIHAEFKIENETMTAKATGLVTLLPEWIVCAEMMGTFNNTENPAKFKLKYWGAAEHLQKGNDDHWIIDTDYDNYAITYTCRKLNDNGTCADSYSFVFSRDPEGLTPEAQRVVRKWQDHLCLAFRYKRVAQTGQCP, encoded by the exons ATGGGACACTGCAGGGTCTTggggctgctgctgctgctgctgctggtttCCATCTCCAGTTGCTTTGCAAAGTCCGACTGCGTGGTGAACAACTTCCATGTGAAGGAAGACTTCAACAAGACGCGG TATGTGGGCAAATGGCACGCTTTCGCAAAGAAGGACCCCGTGGGCATTTTCCTGGAGAGTAACATTCATGCCGAGTTCAAGATTGAAAACGAGACGATGACGGCCAAAGCGACTGGCCTGGTCACTTTACTACC GGAATGGATCGTGTGCGCTGAAATGATGGGAACATTCAACAACACTGAGAACCCCGCCAAGTTCAAGCTGAAATACTGGGGGGCAGCCGAGCACCTGCAGAAAGGCA ATGATGATCACTGGATTATTGACACCGATTATGACAACTATGCCATCACATACACATGTCGAAAACTGAATGATAATGGAACTTGTGCAGATAGTTACTCATTTGTTTTCTCGCGGGATCCTGAAGGACTAACCCCAGAAGCACAGCGAGTCGTCCGAAAGTGGCAGGATCATCTCTGCCTGGCATTCAGATATAAGCGTGTTGCTCAAACAG